The genomic stretch GTTTCTGTTAATGAACCTCAGTTTACAGGCCATTTCCCTCAACTACCGATCTTCCCTGGTGTGCTGATTTTAGAAGCAATGGCACAAGCGACCGGTTTATTGGCCTTTAAAACCTTTGGTGCGCCAAAAGAAAACGAGCTTTATTACTTTGCTAGTATCGATAAAGCGAAGTTCCGTAAGCCGGTAATGCCGGGAGATCAACTGATTATTGAAGTCGAATTTATTAAAGATCGTCGCGGGATCGCGCTGTTTAATGGTGTGGCCAAAGTTGACGGTGAAGTTGTGTGCTCGGCTGAGCTTAAATGCGCGCGTCGTGAATTTTAAAAGGTGACCGCTATTATGAAAACAGCAACAGCGATCCATGAAACGGCTCAAATTCATCCTTCAGTTGTGATTGAAGAAGGCGTGAAAATTGGGGCTAATGTCAAAATCGGTCCGTTTACCTATATTGGTGCCGATGTTGAAATTGGGGAAGGAACCGAAATTTACTCGCATGTTGTGATTAAAGGTCCAACAACCATTGGTAAAGAGAACAAAATTTTCCAGTTTTCCTCTATTGGTGAAGCTTGTCAGGATCTAAAGTATAAAGGTGAACCAACTCGCTTAGAAATTGGTGATCGCAATGTGATCCGTGAAAGCGTGACCATGCACCGTGGTACTACCCAAGATAAGCATATTACCAAAGTTGGCAGCGATAACTTGTTTATGGTTAACGTCCATGTCGCTCACGACTGTGTGATTGGTAATCGTTGTATCTTAGCTAATAACGTGACTTTAGCCGGTCATGTCACGGTCGAAGATTTTGCCATTATTGGCGGTATTTCGGCGGTGCATCAGTTCTGTCATATTGGTCAGCATTGTATGGTTGGCGGCGCTTCTGGTGTGGCACAAGATGTCCCTCCGTTTGTTATCGCGCAAGGTAATCATGCCACTCCGTTTGGAGTTAACTACGAAGGGTTAAAACGTCGTGGTTTTGAAAAAGCAGAAATTCATGCCATTCGCCGAGCTTATAAATCTCTTTACCGTAATAAAAACACCCTAGAAGAAGCAAAAGCAGAAATGGCGCAAGATGCAAAAGAGTATGCTTCTGTGCAAGTGCTGATTGATTTTATCAATAATTCTTCTCGTGGCATTATTCGTTAGTTTACGATTTTAGCCAATAGTCTCAATATTATTGATATAAAAAGGCCTAACCTGTTTAGGCCTTTTTTTGTTTAAAAGGATAAAATGTATGGATCGTCCATTACGAATTGGTGTGGTTGCGGGTGAATTATCAGGTGACACTTTAGGGGCCGGGCTAATCAAAGCGATTAAAGCCCTTCACCCAGATGCTGAGTTTGTCGGTATTGGCGGTCCACAAATGATCGAACAAGGCTGTGATTCTTTGTTTGATATGGAAGAATTGTCAGTGATGGGCTTGGTTGAAGTGCTTGGTCGCTTACCACGTTTACTTAAAGTGAAAAAGACCATTACCAACTATTTTATTGATAATCCGCCCGATGTTTTTATTGGTATTGATGCGCCTGATTTTAATCTGCGAGTGGAATTAGCACTTAAAAAATCGGGAATTAAAACTGTGCATTATGTCAGTCCTTCGGTCTGGGCTTGGCGTCAAAATCGCATTCATG from Vibrio algicola encodes the following:
- the fabZ gene encoding 3-hydroxyacyl-ACP dehydratase FabZ; the encoded protein is MTTEKKTLNITEIRELLPHRYPFLLIDRVTDYEEGKYLIGLKNVSVNEPQFTGHFPQLPIFPGVLILEAMAQATGLLAFKTFGAPKENELYYFASIDKAKFRKPVMPGDQLIIEVEFIKDRRGIALFNGVAKVDGEVVCSAELKCARREF
- the lpxA gene encoding acyl-ACP--UDP-N-acetylglucosamine O-acyltransferase, with amino-acid sequence MKTATAIHETAQIHPSVVIEEGVKIGANVKIGPFTYIGADVEIGEGTEIYSHVVIKGPTTIGKENKIFQFSSIGEACQDLKYKGEPTRLEIGDRNVIRESVTMHRGTTQDKHITKVGSDNLFMVNVHVAHDCVIGNRCILANNVTLAGHVTVEDFAIIGGISAVHQFCHIGQHCMVGGASGVAQDVPPFVIAQGNHATPFGVNYEGLKRRGFEKAEIHAIRRAYKSLYRNKNTLEEAKAEMAQDAKEYASVQVLIDFINNSSRGIIR